One genomic segment of Ipomoea triloba cultivar NCNSP0323 chromosome 9, ASM357664v1 includes these proteins:
- the LOC116028288 gene encoding uncharacterized protein LOC116028288, with product MSENMEESIEESLEKLDISMAAPMIFILVSIIQFINRYIEVNKKRATMSADDVRLKAEIKRLLREAAALSQPSTFAQAAKLRRIAAAKEKELAKSFETHGKEISMSFDMYTKGLFFLKICTYLLLVLCFWRVPLGFISQQLVHPFGMVLSWLSGGDAPNYTTIGIIPWIFVSSKASRFLLKRVIK from the exons ATGTCAGAAAATATGGAAGAAAGTATAGAAGAATCTCTGGAGAAACTCGATATTTCAATGGCAGCACCCATGATATTCATTTTGGTATCTATTATCCAGTTTATCAATCGATACATCGAAGTCAATAAgaag AGAGCAACCATGTCTGCGGACGATGTACGGCTGAAGGCAGAAATTAAGAGGCTCTTAAGAGAGGCGGCTGCCCTATCACA GCCTTCAACATTTGCACAAGCTGCAAAGCTGAGGAGGATCGCGGCAGCTAAGGAGAAGGAACTTGCAAAAA GCTTTGAGACACACGGTAAGGAGATAAGCATGTCATTTGATATGTATACAAAAGGCCTATTCTTTTTAAAG ATCTGCACATACCTTCTGCTCGTTTTATGTTTTTGGCGGGTGCCTTTGGGTTTCATATCTCAGCAGCTTGTACATCCTTTTG GTATGGTGTTATCTTGGCTATCTGGTGGCGATGCACCCAACTATACCACG ATTGGGATTATTCCATGGATATTCGTGTCTAGTAAGGCCAGCAGATTCTTGCTCAAAAGAGTAATAAAGTAG